The Roseofilum capinflatum BLCC-M114 DNA segment CAATTACAACGATATCTTGAAGTGCATCCCGACCAGGTGCGCGGGGCAGTTTCGGCGTTGAGTGCGTTGAACTCAGCTAAGAAGCCTCATACAGCTCTTGACCTTGCGGATAGTGTTGATGGCGACTCCAGTCTGTTCTGAGATTTTCCGCTCATTTTACAAAGATTACAGATACGATTCCCGATTGCGATCGCACTTATCCTCAGCATCTGATTGGCGTGGCGATCGACTTGCTTGCTGATGCGGATGTGGATTGGTCGAGGGTGAGGAATATTGCCGAATTACGAGAAGAGTTGAACCTATTAGGCCTTTAGACGATGCGTGATCGCACCACCAAGATGCTGACCCTTGAGGATCAGCATCCACCAATAACGTGCGCCGGGACTTCAATAAGATCGCTGCCAGATTCACCGTCGTCGTGGTTTTCCTCACTCCTTCCTCTCGGAGAGTAACCGGTTATACATTCTACTCTTTGCCCTTATTGCATCTAATGAACTCGCTACTGTTATTGATTTTGCCATTGTTTTTATTGCTGATTTGGTGACCCGTTGTCCTGCTTCCTCAGCTTCCTTAGCTTTACGTTGCTCTTCCTCTACTCTCCGTCGCTCTGCTTCAGCCCGTTGTTTGGCTTCCTCCGCCTCCTTCGCCTTCCGGCGCTCATCTGTCCACCAGCGCTGCAACTCCTCATACTTCTGCGCTGCACTCTCAGAACCCAACTCTACCGCCTCGGCATAATTCGCCAGCGCCATCTCAATATTATTCAACTGCCGATAAACATCTCCCCGCGCCTCATGAAACTTCGCCTGATTCGGTTGCAAATTCACCGCCTTATCCAAATCCGTAAGTGCCTGCTGGAGTTCTCCTAACCCCTGATAGGCTAAACCGCGCTGATAATAGGCAATGGCGCGAGGAGCCAGAGTAATCGTTTGCTCGAAATCATACCGCGCTCCCTCATAATCCTCTGCTTCCAGACGTTTCACCCCACGACGATAGCAAGATTGGGCAATATCCAGTTGCCGCGAGTCTCCCAGCACCGACAAACAGCGATTCAATTTCGCCACATAGCCCTCATCGGCAATATTCAACGCACTCCCCAGAGTCTCCAGAGGCTCACCGCTCCCTGGTAGCTGACGTTGGGAAAGCCAACGGTTAATAGAAATTTCCATCAACTGCTGCGTCGGACTAGAATCCGGTAAATTCGAGAACGCCAAAGCCACATCCAACAGCAAACTCGGCACATCAAACCACACTTCACCCGACGCTTCTATCAACGCTTGATAGTGAGTCAGGACAATCTCCAGAAGCGGTTGCACCTCATAGTCAGGCATCCCCTCAATAAACTCAGCCAGCAACTCCGGCATTTTCGGCGCAGTGCCATGACGCAGTAAATGATAATCATCCAGCGCCATCCCTGCGGCAAGACAATGGAGTTGACTGAGATATTTCTTCAACCGCATAATACCCGAAGGTGTGGGGCGATATTCTACTGCAACTTTGACATTCGAGGCTATACGTTTTTCTTCTCTCAGCAGTTTCGTTAAGTTAAACTCGTCAATCTCATTTTCTTTAGCATCACTAATGGCTTCTTGAACATCTAAACCCGCTTCTATCAGTTTCTGTTTCTTCTGTCCCCACTCCCGCGCCAACTCTCGCTGCACGTCGTAAATAAACTCCTTGTGAGAAAACTGAAATAAAATCGATTCTTTCTGCCAGTCCAATTGTCCCGCGTCCCAGGAAAACAGAGAAAAATTGAGCAAATCCCCCGCAACTTTAGACTCCAAAATAATCGTCGGTACAGCCGCAAACAGATAATGCAACGACAACACCGCCGCCCCATCTTTCATGCGGTTGGTGTCCCAGAGTCCCGCAATCGGTTTTGCCGGGCGTTCCGAGTCCCGTTCCGGATAATGGCAACCCAAAAAATTGCTCAATTCATCTTCAATATCATTCGCCATTCGGGGCAGTCCAGAACCCGCATTCGGATAGCGGTCAAATTCCACATCCGGAGGCGAAACCACCACCAAAGGCGGAATCGGCAACCGGTCTCGATATTGCTCATAATATTGCATCAAAGGTTTAGGCGGAGTCCGCCAAGGTTGGTTATCGAGAATGCGCCGCTCTTCATCCGTGTCTCGATTAATTTTAGCCGTCAAGAATGCCATAAACAGGCTGAATTCCTGCTGGCTTTTTTGCAATTCCCGTTGCAGTTGTGCCCGTTGCGACTCTAGCCACCGTTCATGTTCAATGCGCGAGGCTAACCGGCGGTTTTCGGAGTCCTGAATATATCGCGTCAGGGCTTCTTGATGTTCCCTGGAGAGTTCGGCTTGTTTGGCTTGGAAGTCTCGCGACAATGCGGCTTGCTCCGCTTCATGTTCGCGTCGTTGCTCTTGCTGGACATATTGCAATTTCAAGCCCTCTAATTGTATTTGTTGCTGCTTGTGGGCAATCTCCCGTTGATTAGCGGCTATGATTTCAGTATTTTCTTGTCGGCTATCGATAATGGCTTTAGTGGGAAATAAAACAGATTTAGCCCAATTTCCAGCTCTTTGCCACCATCTTTGTTTTCCAGGCAGTGATTTCATGATAATTTCCTCCGATAATTTTGTAGTGGACTGTTTCACCTAAAATAGAGCTTTGTTTGTAGTAAGCACTTTAGTGCTTAAAAGTCTAGCGAGGGGGTGGGGGCGGGTTTACGGAAGTTTTGGATTGGTTTTCTAGATTTGGGTATAACCCGCCCCTACAGGATTTAATTGTTCATTGTTCATTGTTAATTGTTCATTGCCTCACCATGTGCGCGGTTCAAATCCTGTATCATTGGCAATTTCCACCGTATTGCCCGATGGATGAATGACAAACAAACCATTTTGATAAGCATATCGGTCTACCCCTCGGTCAATTTCAATGGCTGCGACTGCTCCATAGGCGCGATAGGTTTGGTAAGTGGGAAATGACTGCTTAAATCGTAGCAGTTTATCTAAGAATTCATCCACATCATCTCTCGATAACCGAGATTTACACTCCACTACAACTACATCAGAACCATTGACTCCTAGGATATCAATTTCCATGGCTAGTCCCTGTCTTCGCTGTCGAGCGCGAGAGAAGGTTTGGTCGATTTGAATGCCTCGCTGTTGAAATAGTTGCACGACGGCAGGCTCGACTAATTCTTCTACAAATCGCCCCCAGCGCGTGGTTAACCCGGCGACTTCTTTACTGGTTTGGGCGACAGTTTTCTCCAGTTTTTTCAGTCGTCGGTCTGCTTCCGCTTGGGATACTTGGAAAAGTTTGTAGATGTCTTCAATGGTAATTTGTTCGCTCATAATGATTGATTCTCCGATTTCGTAGTGGGCTGACCCACCTAAAATAGGGCTTTGTTTGTAGTAAGCACTTTAGTGCTTTAAAGCCTAGCTGGAGATTGCTCAAGCAATCACTACAAACAAAATCTAATGCATCAAATTAGATGAAATAGTCCAGTCGGGTGTGTTAATGAAATGTAACGCACCATTTTTGGTGGGTTTTCGAGAGGGTGGGGGCGGGTTTAGGGAAGTTTTGGGTGAGATTTCTAGATTTGGGTATAACCCGCCCCTACAAGGTTATTTTAATGGGTTTGTTTGTAGATGAGTAACGCTGCATCTGACCAGGTTTTGGCATAGCCTAAATCTTGTCCATGAGCATTATAGGCATGATGGTTATTGCAATTCCAATTCCCAGCAACATTGCCATTTCTCCAATAGAAACTGTTGCCGTTATACGTGCCAACTTCTCTGGAATCTAGATAAACTGTGTGATGATAGTTGTTAGTAGTAATCTTACAGCCAAAGGTCATGGATTCAGTATTTCCTAAATGGCTGGTAAACCAAGAGGGTTGATTGTGCATTTCTGTGGATGCCATATAATCGTGACTGGCATCCATGGCGACTTGAAATTGCTCGACTGGAATTTTTACACCGCGTCCTTCTGGTGAGGTTGGATCATTGAGAATGACATGGGTAGGTGGTGCAATTTCCGGCTTAGGTTCTACCCCAATCACTTGTACAATGTGGTCGGCAGGTTGTCCTGCGAGTAAATGGGGGTCGATGATTTCGGGTAACCATTCGACGGTGGAACTAACCCCAACAAAAACCTCTTCACCCTGCTTTAATTTGGTGCTGATGTCGGTTAAATTTGCCCCCACATGGCTCTCGACAGGAACGTGGGCTTGATCTGCCAAAAGTTTGCCAAAGTCCTCACTAGGGGTTCCATGAGCGGAATCGTACCAACCTCGCTGTTGGGCATAGTGGCTCAGTTGCGCTTCTGAGTAAGGGTGATGGGTGAGATGCTCGATCGCCGATTGCTGGGCAGCAATTCCACAGCTATAATCAGTTTGCTGCTCGTGCCAGTAGTTCATTTCCTCGGCTGGATGTCCAACCACTAGGGACGGGTCTTGATTGGGGTCATAATGGTCATGGCTGAACTGATAGGTTTGATCCTCATGGGTGAGATAAGGGTCTGGATCGGGCGATGATGTTGGATCGCTGTGTAAGCTGGTGGTGCTATCGTCCCACGTCGTGCCATAGGCTTCGGGTACGGTGGAATCGGGTTGTGAGTATTGACTACTGTCGTCGGGGTAAATGTTCATAGTGCAATAGAAGTAAGGGGTGATATGATGATTTGCTGCCCCCACCTATGCCTAGAAACCCGGTTTCTTGGAGAAACCGGGTTTCTGGTTCCCAACCATTTTTGGGGCTGGGGGATCAGGGGATATACATCGATCTTAATTCCTTGGGAAAGTAAGGGTGATTCATTCCCATTTTTAAGTTTTATCCCTCTTCTCAAAAGTTGGTGGAATCGGTATCTCGATCAAGACTAATGAGAGACAGGTTTCCCTGTCCCTAAGTCTGTTAATTCCCGTTAACTCGCAAGGTTACCGATACTGTACCCTGAACGGAACTGGGAACGGGCCAACCGAGTAAAACCGATCGCACTGCTCGAATAACGTCTTCGTCTTCTATGGTGGAATTCTCCTCATCTAGAAGCACCCGACGGACGCGCCCATTATTTGTCCAGACTTCTAAGGTCAGATCGCCGGAAACTTCGTCAGGAAGGGAGATAGACTGGATATATTGGGTTAAAGCGGCGATCGCCTCCTCACTCAGTCCCTCAGCCTTCATCACTTCAATACGTGGCTCTACCTCTACCTTCTCTTCCTCAGCAAGCTCCATTTCCATGCTATCCATTAGGGGAGCAGGAGGAGGAGGAGCCGCAGCAGGCATGGGTGCTGACATCCTTAAAGGTGATGCAGAACGGGATGCTCCTCTAGTTCCAGCACTTTGCATCACCGCTTGATCCTCCTCTGGGGAACCAAAAACGCCCTCATAACTCACGCCATCAGGTAATTCTACCGGAACTTCTACCCGCACTCGTTCACCATTCGGGTTAACGCGCACTTCCTCGCTGACGGCGATAAATGCCGTATATTCAGACAAGAGGCGATAATCTAAAGCCGTCTGCGTCACTGCATCGACTCCCGACTTCGTTTCGCCGCCAAACATTTCCGTCATCAGATCCTTAATTTTTGCTCTACCCCAGAGCTGGGCGATCGCCTCACTATCCCCCCGAAAATTGACCGAGAACACCTGTTCATAGCGTTTTCCCCCTGCCGAAACCCCCCGAATGCTTAACGTCCCTGGCTGGCTGTCTGCCTTGCGTCCGAACAGCACCAACGGCTGACTGGCAAACAGATCTGGGGGCGCGAGGGGATAAATTTCGGGAGCTTCTCCTGCACCGCTCCAGGTTACCTCAATATTGCTTAAAACTGGGTTATTAATTTGGCTGAAAAACTTCTGCACCACCGGGTCGATATTCTCATCCTGGCGTACCACTTGCACCGTTCCCCGGCCCACTTCTGCTAGTCTATCCAACAAAAATCGATTCGTGGAACTGCCCACACCAAAGCTATACAAGCGATTTCCCCGTTGCAGATTCTGTTGCACTGCCGCAATAATTTCCTGGTCATTGCCAATATAGCCATCGGTGAGTAAGACGACACTCCGCAACCGTCCTTCTGGGGGTGGGGGAAAGTTCAGCACCGCATTGATGCCATTCATCAATTCCGTTCCCCCTTCGGCGTTCAGTTGATTAATATAGGAGAGCGCTTTTTGCCGGTTTTGCGGGGTATTCGTTAGCGGAGATGCAGACAACTGGCGAGCCGTATTAGAAAAATCGATAATTGTAAACGTATCATCAGGATTTAAACCCTGAATAAATTCTCGCATCAAGGCTTGAGATTGGGCAATGGGTGCGCCCGACTGGGAACCGGAAGTATCCATCAGAAAGACCACATCTTTGGGGATAATTTCCCTGGGTTGATAGTCTAAAGCTGGAATTAAATAGGCGGCGAAATGTCCCCCATTGCTATCTTTTTGGGTGAGGATAGTAGCTTGGGTTTCTTGTCCTGAAACTTGATAGCGCAATACGAGATCTTTGTTGGGAATTTGGTCTTCTGGAGAGAGTTGAATTTCAGTGATGTTGCGCTGTTGCCGCACTAAGATTTTATGGGAAGTCGAGCTAATATTGCTGATGGGAACGCCCGCATCAATGTTAACTGAAACTTGGATATCATGACCCGATCGCCTCCCCGGTGTCAGTACCGGGGGCGTAATCCGAGAAGCATCAGGCACTTGATCCGTATCTTCCGTTCCCTGAATAGAGTTACCAGGAATATAGCGCGGCCCAACTACCATGGGAAAGACAAACTCATAATTCCCGCCTTCAAAGGTGAGGGAGTCCGTGTAGCGAATGGTGACCTCAATTTTTTCTCCCGGTCGAATATTGGCTAAAGATTGGGTGAAGATATTCGCCCTCTCTTGCTCCAAAAGTCCCGCAGTGCGTCCTTCTGCTCTGGCTTGTTCGTAGATTTCCTGGGCTTCTTCCCGTTTTTTAATGCTGCCTTTGATGATGCGATCGCCCAGTTTAATCTCCATATCATACACCGCCGCCTCATCCGGGAGCGGAAACACATACACCGCTTCTAGGGGGTCTTCAAACGGATTTTCAAAGGTTTGGGTCACTTCCACCTGGGAAACATTGCCGGAAACCGTGGCATTGACGGAAGTGTTTTTTAAGGGAAAAACTTGGGTTTGACCCTCTTCTGAGGTCACCCAGAGACCGTTAGCGGGCGTATCGGCGGGGGGTTGCATGGGGTTAGCCGCTTGCATCATGGGATTGGGGGAGGTAGGAGGAACAATGGAGATGTTTGCAGTGCTGTTGAGACACCCGGTGAGGAGTAAGGATAGGGGGAGAAAATAGGTGAGTTTAGTCATAATAGAGCGCTTCGCGTTAGGGAATAGGGAATAGGGAATAGGGAATAGGCCCATCTTCGCGTCTCCGCGTCTCGGTATCCCCGCATCTGTGCGTCCCCATGTCCTAGAATGGCATAACTGCAAGGGGATAGAGCTTAGGTTACACTTTTAGTAACACTCCGATTTTTTCTCTCTAGGATGGTTTCATGTGGGGTACGCAATAATCACTTTCGCTGTATTATTCACCAGCAGTTGCTAGAATTTCTGCATACAAAGCCTCACTGACTCGAAAATTAGCCTCTTCAATCAGACAATCGATAATGGGTCGCACTTCTACGATCAATTGCCTATGCTTGGCCACTAACAAAATGCCTAACAGACCGGTAATTGAGAGTCCTAAACGGATAGCTTGTCTGCGTCCAAGACGTTCATCAATTAATAACTCGTCTGCCTGAACTTCTAAGGCCAGAGCGATCGCCTCCGATTCTCCAATATCCAAATGATACAATTGTTGCAGCGTTTCAATGAGTTGGCGATCGCCAGGCAAACCAACCTCAATCCAATCCATTCAAAACCGAAGTGTCACTGACAACAATCATAACCATCCTTTAGATTGTAAATACTGGATATCTTCGCGCAACTCCGAGACATCATAATGGAGGTTTATCCCGCGCTCTGCTAGGATTTTCTGAAATCGAATCTGGGAGAAATTGAGCAACCGAGCAGCCTTCCCTAGACTAATTTTTTCCTGCTGAAATAACAACAGAACTAGCTCTAGCAGTAGCTCATCTTCAGACCAACCACTAGCGGCAACAATTTCATCAGAAATAATTAAACTCATAGTGTTATATCAATTAACAATTTTCATAACGAACAACGAGTATTGGTTGGGGGCAGTGGTTAAACCACTAGCTATCGTTAGGAGGATTATCGCTCATTCTCACGTCCCCCCGATCTTATCCCAGAATGGCATAATATCAAGTCCGGTTTCCGCAAGCGGACATGAAAATTTGTTAAGAAGCGGGCAAGATGCCCGCACTCCTCGAATTCTTTGATATGACTGGAGTGGGAGCATCTTGCTCCCTGGATTTTTAATTAGGGTATTTCCGCTTCGCGGACATGAATAAGCGAATTTGATATAACTGCACGGGTATGGAGGCTAGGTTACAATTTATAGTAACACTCGGATTTTGTCTCTCTAGGATTTTTTCATGACAACTCACAACCCGGTTTTACTCATTCATGGTATTGATGACACTGGAGCCGTGTTTAAGAAAATGGCGGCGGTGTTAGAGCGTCAAGGATGGTTCACCTATGCTCTGGATTTAGTACCCAATAATG contains these protein-coding regions:
- a CDS encoding tetratricopeptide repeat protein, with translation MKSLPGKQRWWQRAGNWAKSVLFPTKAIIDSRQENTEIIAANQREIAHKQQQIQLEGLKLQYVQQEQRREHEAEQAALSRDFQAKQAELSREHQEALTRYIQDSENRRLASRIEHERWLESQRAQLQRELQKSQQEFSLFMAFLTAKINRDTDEERRILDNQPWRTPPKPLMQYYEQYRDRLPIPPLVVVSPPDVEFDRYPNAGSGLPRMANDIEDELSNFLGCHYPERDSERPAKPIAGLWDTNRMKDGAAVLSLHYLFAAVPTIILESKVAGDLLNFSLFSWDAGQLDWQKESILFQFSHKEFIYDVQRELAREWGQKKQKLIEAGLDVQEAISDAKENEIDEFNLTKLLREEKRIASNVKVAVEYRPTPSGIMRLKKYLSQLHCLAAGMALDDYHLLRHGTAPKMPELLAEFIEGMPDYEVQPLLEIVLTHYQALIEASGEVWFDVPSLLLDVALAFSNLPDSSPTQQLMEISINRWLSQRQLPGSGEPLETLGSALNIADEGYVAKLNRCLSVLGDSRQLDIAQSCYRRGVKRLEAEDYEGARYDFEQTITLAPRAIAYYQRGLAYQGLGELQQALTDLDKAVNLQPNQAKFHEARGDVYRQLNNIEMALANYAEAVELGSESAAQKYEELQRWWTDERRKAKEAEEAKQRAEAERRRVEEEQRKAKEAEEAGQRVTKSAIKTMAKSITVASSLDAIRAKSRMYNRLLSERKE
- a CDS encoding DUF3782 domain-containing protein produces the protein MSEQITIEDIYKLFQVSQAEADRRLKKLEKTVAQTSKEVAGLTTRWGRFVEELVEPAVVQLFQQRGIQIDQTFSRARQRRQGLAMEIDILGVNGSDVVVVECKSRLSRDDVDEFLDKLLRFKQSFPTYQTYRAYGAVAAIEIDRGVDRYAYQNGLFVIHPSGNTVEIANDTGFEPRTW
- a CDS encoding VIT domain-containing protein, producing the protein MTKLTYFLPLSLLLTGCLNSTANISIVPPTSPNPMMQAANPMQPPADTPANGLWVTSEEGQTQVFPLKNTSVNATVSGNVSQVEVTQTFENPFEDPLEAVYVFPLPDEAAVYDMEIKLGDRIIKGSIKKREEAQEIYEQARAEGRTAGLLEQERANIFTQSLANIRPGEKIEVTIRYTDSLTFEGGNYEFVFPMVVGPRYIPGNSIQGTEDTDQVPDASRITPPVLTPGRRSGHDIQVSVNIDAGVPISNISSTSHKILVRQQRNITEIQLSPEDQIPNKDLVLRYQVSGQETQATILTQKDSNGGHFAAYLIPALDYQPREIIPKDVVFLMDTSGSQSGAPIAQSQALMREFIQGLNPDDTFTIIDFSNTARQLSASPLTNTPQNRQKALSYINQLNAEGGTELMNGINAVLNFPPPPEGRLRSVVLLTDGYIGNDQEIIAAVQQNLQRGNRLYSFGVGSSTNRFLLDRLAEVGRGTVQVVRQDENIDPVVQKFFSQINNPVLSNIEVTWSGAGEAPEIYPLAPPDLFASQPLVLFGRKADSQPGTLSIRGVSAGGKRYEQVFSVNFRGDSEAIAQLWGRAKIKDLMTEMFGGETKSGVDAVTQTALDYRLLSEYTAFIAVSEEVRVNPNGERVRVEVPVELPDGVSYEGVFGSPEEDQAVMQSAGTRGASRSASPLRMSAPMPAAAPPPPAPLMDSMEMELAEEEKVEVEPRIEVMKAEGLSEEAIAALTQYIQSISLPDEVSGDLTLEVWTNNGRVRRVLLDEENSTIEDEDVIRAVRSVLLGWPVPSSVQGTVSVTLRVNGN
- a CDS encoding UPF0175 family protein, with protein sequence MSLIISDEIVAASGWSEDELLLELVLLLFQQEKISLGKAARLLNFSQIRFQKILAERGINLHYDVSELREDIQYLQSKGWL